A part of Pseudoalteromonas arctica A 37-1-2 genomic DNA contains:
- the icd gene encoding NADP-dependent isocitrate dehydrogenase, which produces MTYQHIQVPEHGQNITIDAQGHWQIPLEPIIAFIDGDGVGLDVMPVMRHVVDSAIEHCYKSARKIHWMQVYNGKQAAKLYDGDWFPQETINAVRACKIAIKGPLTTPLGGGFRSLNVALRQEMDLFVNMRTIKGFSALPSPLKNPFLTNITVLRDSSEDVYSGIEWQAGSVESEKMLDFLCEEMGVTRLRFSQECGIGIKNISKEGSERLMRFAINYALKNDSESLTLVHKGNVLKFTDGAFKRWGFALAQNEFNATAHENGRWLQIERAHQAPLIIKEVIADNMLQQCLMHPEQFDVVVTTNQNGDFLADMLSAQVGGVGIMPAANLNNEVAFFEPTHGTFERIAGQNKANPSSSILSAVLMLKFMGWDEAALLIENALEQTFKSGEVTFDLAQEQSDNSSIHNSITLTCTSFAKKVIEHF; this is translated from the coding sequence ATGACGTATCAGCATATTCAAGTTCCTGAGCACGGCCAAAATATCACTATTGATGCACAAGGACACTGGCAAATACCGTTAGAACCTATCATTGCTTTTATTGATGGCGATGGCGTGGGGCTAGATGTTATGCCGGTAATGCGCCATGTTGTTGATAGTGCAATTGAGCATTGTTATAAAAGCGCACGGAAAATTCATTGGATGCAGGTTTATAATGGAAAGCAGGCCGCAAAGCTGTATGACGGTGATTGGTTTCCACAAGAAACAATTAACGCGGTACGTGCCTGTAAAATTGCCATAAAAGGGCCGCTAACCACACCACTAGGTGGTGGCTTTCGATCTCTTAATGTTGCACTCAGGCAAGAAATGGATTTGTTTGTAAATATGCGCACTATAAAAGGATTTAGTGCACTACCTTCTCCTTTAAAAAACCCTTTTTTAACAAACATAACAGTGCTTCGTGATAGTAGCGAAGACGTGTACTCAGGTATTGAGTGGCAAGCAGGCAGTGTAGAGAGCGAAAAAATGCTCGATTTTTTATGTGAGGAAATGGGCGTAACCCGCCTAAGGTTTTCACAAGAGTGCGGAATTGGTATTAAAAATATATCTAAAGAAGGCTCTGAGCGACTAATGCGCTTTGCAATTAACTATGCACTTAAAAACGATAGTGAATCATTAACGCTAGTACACAAAGGTAATGTACTTAAATTTACCGATGGTGCATTTAAGCGTTGGGGGTTTGCACTTGCACAAAACGAGTTTAATGCCACCGCACATGAAAATGGGCGTTGGTTGCAAATAGAGCGAGCACACCAAGCGCCCTTAATTATTAAAGAAGTCATAGCCGACAACATGCTGCAGCAATGTTTAATGCATCCAGAGCAATTTGATGTAGTGGTGACTACTAACCAAAATGGTGACTTTTTAGCGGATATGCTCAGTGCACAAGTTGGTGGTGTTGGCATAATGCCCGCTGCAAATTTAAATAACGAGGTCGCATTTTTTGAGCCTACACACGGCACGTTTGAACGTATAGCAGGGCAAAATAAAGCAAACCCAAGTAGCAGTATTTTAAGTGCGGTATTAATGCTTAAATTTATGGGATGGGACGAGGCCGCATTACTCATAGAAAATGCGTTAGAGCAAACATTTAAAAGCGGTGAAGTAACCTTTGATTTAGCGCAAGAGCAGAGCGATAACTCAAGTATTCATAACTCGATAACCTTAACTTGTACTAGCTTTGCAAAGAAGGTTATCGAGCACTTTTAA
- a CDS encoding LysR family transcriptional regulator, with amino-acid sequence MNIRNVDLNLLVYLNVLIDEKSVSKAANKLALTQPAMSNALKRLRDLFDDPLLVRAAGSMTPTAKALALKPEVEALLKMAEAITQPSEQFNPATAEVTFRIMANDYIESTLIAPFITAQLSKNPGINFDVLSPSDVNLQDMEKGTIDLAINRFNGLPRSFHQASVWRDNYCCLTHPKNTFLQHSGLDDYLQKEHIWVNRAGWGPEAAVTNKSGKQKLGWVDEALWQLEQTRKIRVFTRHYMVASLLCQSEQLIATLPRRQAKLLTSHTDLVISPVPFQIVPIEVKMIWSPLLHHAPAHQWLRRELLAFAKTIADR; translated from the coding sequence ATGAATATAAGAAATGTCGATCTTAACCTTCTCGTTTACTTAAATGTGTTAATAGATGAAAAAAGTGTGTCAAAAGCTGCAAATAAACTTGCTCTTACGCAACCGGCTATGAGTAACGCATTAAAACGTTTGCGCGATTTATTTGACGACCCGCTACTTGTGCGTGCCGCAGGCTCTATGACACCAACGGCAAAGGCACTTGCATTAAAGCCTGAAGTTGAGGCCCTATTAAAAATGGCTGAAGCTATTACGCAGCCTAGTGAGCAGTTTAACCCTGCAACTGCTGAAGTTACGTTTAGAATAATGGCAAACGACTATATAGAGTCGACCTTAATAGCCCCTTTTATAACGGCGCAGCTTAGTAAAAACCCCGGTATTAATTTTGATGTATTGAGCCCAAGCGACGTAAACCTACAAGATATGGAAAAAGGCACTATAGATTTAGCTATAAACCGCTTTAACGGTCTCCCTCGCTCGTTTCATCAGGCCAGTGTTTGGCGCGATAACTACTGTTGTTTAACGCATCCTAAAAATACATTTTTACAACATTCAGGGTTAGACGACTACTTACAAAAAGAACATATTTGGGTAAACCGTGCAGGCTGGGGACCTGAGGCCGCTGTTACTAATAAATCAGGTAAGCAAAAATTAGGCTGGGTAGACGAAGCCCTTTGGCAACTAGAACAAACCCGTAAAATACGTGTTTTTACTCGCCACTACATGGTCGCAAGCCTGCTTTGCCAATCAGAGCAACTTATTGCCACCCTACCGCGCAGGCAGGCTAAATTGTTAACCTCTCATACTGATTTAGTAATCAGCCCTGTACCATTTCAAATAGTGCCTATTGAGGTAAAAATGATATGGAGCCCGCTACTACACCACGCGCCTGCACACCAATGGTTAAGGCGTGAATTATTAGCGTTTGCTAAAACGATTGCAGATAGGTAA
- the aceK gene encoding bifunctional isocitrate dehydrogenase kinase/phosphatase has product MQNKLTNQSNNALQHVVSSKLARSVFAGFEAMFSQFLNITLGAQSRFEQRQYHSVQSAMRERLQVYEREVKNVSEAVRVIAYAELTCPQTWQLAKNIYGDMVQNHENKPIAHTFFNSTFGAIWDDKKIRTVHLFVLKAKYRSEPRSYESLVSRVSLHNGFNNAVKTLITNQVFRVPFSHLERDVATLQSTLMQGAKQQCKQVYELINLNDGYIEYANSLFFRNKACYLIGRCIAKNGDNMPFAIAILNTDEGLKLDAVMMGADQLSLLFGFARTYFMVDTDKPARYVDYLSVLMPHKQRFELFNAIGFIKHAKTEFYRHKVDTTKNSPANFKYVTAPGTPGMVMLVFTIEGLDYVYKVIKDKFSAPKTATKAQVKEKYNFVKQADRVGRLVDTHEFRYLAFDLSRFSDELLEQMKSQIGSSMVISGKALILKHVYVERKMTPLNLYITQCDNKTLERVMHDYGKAIKELAGANIFPGDMLMKNFGVTRWGRVVFYDFDEICPLTDCNFREVPQTQNALEELSSNSYFDIAENDIFPSQFKVFFSANEIAFNYFNNEHSNLFLATFWQSCQQQVHNGYLPDVYPYKQSWRF; this is encoded by the coding sequence ATGCAAAATAAGCTAACAAATCAATCTAATAATGCGCTACAACACGTTGTATCCAGTAAGCTTGCACGATCTGTTTTTGCTGGATTTGAGGCGATGTTTTCGCAATTTTTAAATATTACACTGGGTGCACAAAGCCGGTTTGAGCAACGACAGTATCACAGTGTACAAAGTGCTATGCGTGAACGTTTACAAGTGTATGAGCGCGAAGTAAAAAATGTGAGTGAAGCCGTGAGAGTTATTGCTTATGCTGAACTTACTTGCCCGCAAACGTGGCAGTTAGCTAAAAATATTTATGGCGATATGGTACAAAATCACGAAAATAAACCTATTGCGCATACCTTTTTTAACTCAACGTTTGGCGCAATTTGGGACGATAAAAAAATTCGTACTGTGCATTTGTTTGTATTAAAAGCAAAGTATCGTAGTGAGCCACGCTCTTATGAAAGCTTAGTGAGCAGGGTATCGCTACATAATGGGTTTAATAACGCCGTTAAAACGCTTATCACTAATCAAGTATTTAGAGTGCCGTTTAGTCATTTAGAACGCGATGTAGCCACATTACAAAGTACGTTAATGCAAGGCGCTAAGCAGCAATGCAAACAGGTGTACGAACTTATAAATTTAAACGATGGGTATATTGAATACGCCAACTCATTATTTTTTAGAAACAAAGCCTGTTATTTAATTGGGCGCTGCATTGCTAAAAATGGCGACAATATGCCTTTTGCTATCGCTATTTTAAATACCGATGAGGGACTAAAGCTTGATGCTGTAATGATGGGCGCCGATCAATTAAGTTTATTATTTGGTTTTGCACGCACCTATTTTATGGTTGATACCGATAAGCCCGCACGTTATGTAGATTACTTAAGTGTGTTAATGCCACACAAACAACGCTTTGAGTTATTTAACGCCATTGGTTTTATAAAGCACGCCAAAACTGAGTTTTATCGACACAAGGTTGATACGACTAAAAATAGTCCAGCCAACTTTAAGTATGTTACAGCACCAGGGACGCCAGGTATGGTAATGCTGGTATTTACTATTGAAGGGCTAGATTACGTTTATAAAGTAATTAAAGACAAATTTAGTGCGCCAAAAACAGCCACCAAAGCACAAGTGAAAGAAAAGTATAACTTTGTAAAACAAGCCGATAGGGTTGGTCGTTTGGTAGACACACACGAATTTAGATATTTAGCGTTTGATTTAAGCCGTTTTAGCGACGAGCTGCTTGAGCAGATGAAAAGCCAAATTGGTAGCAGCATGGTTATATCTGGCAAGGCACTTATTTTAAAGCACGTTTATGTTGAGCGTAAAATGACCCCGCTTAATTTATATATTACCCAATGCGATAACAAAACCTTAGAGAGAGTTATGCATGATTACGGTAAAGCAATTAAAGAATTAGCCGGTGCTAATATATTTCCGGGCGACATGCTAATGAAAAACTTTGGCGTAACGCGATGGGGGCGAGTGGTGTTTTACGACTTTGACGAAATTTGCCCACTAACCGATTGCAACTTTAGAGAGGTGCCACAAACCCAAAATGCACTTGAAGAGCTAAGTAGTAACTCGTATTTTGATATAGCTGAAAACGATATATTTCCGAGCCAATTTAAGGTGTTTTTTAGCGCCAACGAGATTGCGTTTAATTATTTTAATAATGAGCACAGTAACTTGTTTTTAGCGACGTTTTGGCAGAGTTGTCAGCAACAAGTACACAATGGTTATCTACCCGATGTTTATCCTTACAAACAAAGTTGGCGCTTTTGA
- the rnm gene encoding RNase RNM, which translates to MIKYDLHSHTTHSDGRLTVEELLHRAVDKNIDVFAITDHDTVAAIKPAQQFIEAENLPLSLITGTEVSTKWESFEIHIVGLNIDINNIDLTSLLSAQQQKREERALEIGVRLAKNGFDGIYEQAKELAKDAQITRAHFARALIERGVAKNFPGVFKKYLGRGKTGYVPSCWCTMQTAIEAIHAAGGVAVLAHPSSYQMSNKWLRKLLVEFKSVGGDAMEVAQPQQAPSERQFLGELSREYGLLCSQGSDFHFPTSYLELGKNLYLPKDCQGVWQAWEGEEGALT; encoded by the coding sequence TTGATAAAATATGATTTACATAGCCATACCACACATTCAGACGGGCGTTTAACGGTTGAAGAATTATTGCATCGCGCTGTTGATAAAAATATTGATGTGTTTGCTATTACCGATCATGACACTGTGGCGGCTATTAAGCCTGCGCAGCAATTTATTGAAGCAGAAAACTTACCGCTTTCATTAATAACGGGTACCGAAGTGTCTACTAAATGGGAAAGCTTCGAAATTCATATTGTAGGTTTAAATATTGATATTAATAATATTGACCTTACCTCTTTATTATCAGCTCAGCAGCAAAAGCGAGAAGAGCGTGCACTAGAGATTGGTGTTCGCCTTGCAAAAAATGGCTTTGATGGCATTTACGAGCAAGCTAAAGAGCTGGCAAAAGACGCGCAAATAACGCGTGCACATTTTGCACGTGCCCTTATTGAGCGCGGTGTTGCTAAAAATTTCCCGGGTGTTTTTAAAAAGTACTTAGGGCGTGGCAAAACAGGCTACGTACCAAGTTGCTGGTGCACCATGCAAACCGCTATTGAGGCCATACATGCCGCTGGTGGTGTTGCTGTACTTGCGCATCCAAGTAGCTATCAAATGTCAAATAAGTGGCTACGCAAATTATTAGTAGAATTTAAAAGTGTAGGAGGGGACGCAATGGAAGTTGCACAACCTCAACAGGCGCCAAGCGAACGTCAATTTTTAGGTGAACTCAGCCGTGAGTACGGGCTACTTTGCTCGCAAGGGTCTGATTTTCATTTTCCGACAAGCTATTTAGAGCTTGGCAAAAATTTATACCTACCAAAAGACTGCCAAGGTGTTTGGCAAGCTTGGGAAGGAGAAGAAGGGGCATTAACATGA
- a CDS encoding GNAT family N-acetyltransferase, producing the protein MINKLNNKNNDTANKIFAVFQKSYAIEAKLIGAHNFPPLTRNTEDIKKSETTFYGYSENECLVAVIEVDTNNECLDICSLTVDPSYFKKGIASKLINYVLAIGDLSHARVETAVANTPAINLYKKHGFVEFKRWTPSHGIEKLAMLVVI; encoded by the coding sequence ATGATAAACAAACTTAATAATAAGAATAACGATACTGCAAATAAAATTTTTGCTGTCTTTCAAAAATCCTATGCTATTGAGGCTAAACTGATCGGCGCGCATAACTTCCCTCCTTTAACACGTAATACTGAAGATATTAAAAAATCAGAAACAACCTTTTATGGCTACAGCGAAAATGAATGTTTAGTAGCTGTTATTGAAGTAGATACAAACAACGAGTGTTTAGATATTTGTAGTTTAACCGTTGATCCTAGCTATTTTAAAAAAGGTATCGCAAGTAAGCTAATAAATTATGTTCTAGCAATCGGTGATTTATCTCATGCAAGAGTTGAGACTGCAGTTGCTAATACTCCTGCAATAAATTTATATAAAAAGCATGGTTTCGTGGAATTCAAAAGATGGACTCCTTCACATGGTATTGAAAAACTGGCTATGTTGGTCGTAATTTAA
- a CDS encoding transporter substrate-binding domain-containing protein has product MLRIFLTFLLFFCLTSIGNARTINWLAHDFAPYYILNGQYQHQGRDESIISLLEKQLPNITFNRMLIPSGKVIQELSNTSNNVCALSLYKNDYRKEHIYFTEESSTTGLSPSIAMHKRLAKALNIAESKEVSLLDLIQDKKLTLGISMSRSYGQEIDTLINSTPNIDLVIRPTRDSLASLTYMLNLKRIDILLGYPSEHYYLAKSMHFEENLTQRPLTESPALSYGFIGCTKNEQGAEDIAILNEQLKVIKKTQAYNDLLMRWLPEHLRPLLQSRINSAK; this is encoded by the coding sequence ATGCTCCGTATATTTTTAACTTTCTTACTTTTTTTCTGTCTGACCTCAATAGGCAATGCTAGAACCATAAACTGGCTAGCGCACGACTTTGCACCCTATTATATTTTAAATGGTCAATATCAACACCAAGGCCGTGACGAAAGCATAATTTCATTACTTGAAAAACAACTTCCTAATATTACCTTTAACCGCATGCTTATTCCTTCAGGTAAAGTAATCCAAGAGCTATCTAATACTTCAAATAATGTTTGTGCGTTATCGCTTTATAAAAATGATTACAGAAAAGAGCATATTTATTTTACAGAGGAGAGCTCAACAACGGGCCTCTCGCCTTCAATAGCAATGCACAAAAGGCTCGCCAAAGCGCTAAATATAGCGGAATCAAAAGAAGTATCACTATTAGATTTAATACAAGATAAAAAACTAACTCTTGGGATCTCTATGAGCCGCTCTTATGGCCAAGAGATAGATACATTGATAAACAGTACGCCTAATATAGATTTAGTAATTAGACCCACTCGCGATAGCCTAGCGAGCCTCACATATATGCTTAACCTAAAACGAATTGATATTTTGCTGGGTTACCCAAGCGAGCATTACTATTTAGCTAAATCAATGCACTTTGAAGAAAACTTAACGCAGCGTCCATTAACCGAATCACCCGCGTTAAGTTATGGTTTTATTGGCTGTACTAAAAACGAGCAAGGCGCAGAAGACATTGCTATTCTTAATGAGCAGCTCAAAGTTATTAAAAAAACGCAGGCTTATAATGATTTACTCATGCGCTGGTTGCCCGAGCATTTAAGGCCGCTATTACAGTCACGTATTAATAGCGCAAAATAA
- a CDS encoding cytochrome b — translation MFKNTPSSYGLVAIILHWLMALTIFGLFGLGLYMVELTYYDSWYKGSLDLHKSIGITLVAVFLFRILWRALSTQPKPLGESKGMNQLAHTAHIAMYIILAVIVVAGYLISTADGRPIEVFTLFNVSALDFAFDDQADIAGKVHYYGACTLIGFAVLHALGALKHHFIDKDKTLIRMIKPLKDD, via the coding sequence ATGTTTAAAAATACACCTTCATCTTACGGACTTGTCGCCATTATTTTACATTGGCTCATGGCGCTGACTATTTTTGGCCTGTTTGGTTTAGGTTTATATATGGTTGAGCTTACTTATTACGATAGCTGGTATAAAGGTTCACTCGATTTACATAAGAGTATTGGTATTACGCTTGTGGCCGTATTTTTATTTAGAATTTTATGGCGTGCTTTATCTACACAACCTAAACCATTAGGTGAGAGTAAAGGCATGAACCAATTAGCGCATACGGCGCATATTGCTATGTATATTATTTTGGCTGTTATTGTTGTTGCAGGGTATTTAATATCAACCGCAGACGGGCGTCCAATAGAAGTATTTACTTTATTTAATGTATCAGCGCTTGATTTTGCCTTTGATGACCAAGCCGATATTGCAGGAAAAGTACATTATTACGGCGCGTGCACATTAATCGGGTTTGCAGTATTGCATGCACTAGGGGCGTTAAAACATCACTTTATCGATAAAGATAAAACCTTAATTAGAATGATCAAACCATTAAAGGATGATTAA
- a CDS encoding zinc-binding dehydrogenase — MKYISHEDGNLAFSETEKPVLKSHEVLVKVAAIGVNRADSMQRQGKYPAPAGDSPILGLECAGVVSDIGGKVDRVWLNKRVFALCSGGAYSEYVAVDAKQLMELPDDVTMAEGAAISEVYLTAFGALFELGKLQKGQTALIHAGASGVGGAAIQMAKSAGATVVITAGTDDKCRHAKELGADHAINYKTTDFVEYMKANELTANAIVDPVSGSYLNKNAAIAAMDCQIVMLAFLDGRFAEVDFAALLRKRISFHASTLRNRSIEFKRQVRDDFVARFYNDIATKKYDFNLYKTLPWSDANEAHAILERNENAGKVVLLVE; from the coding sequence ATGAAATATATTTCTCATGAAGATGGTAATCTTGCATTTAGTGAAACCGAAAAACCGGTTTTAAAGAGCCATGAAGTACTTGTTAAAGTTGCAGCAATAGGTGTAAACCGTGCAGACAGTATGCAGCGCCAAGGTAAATACCCGGCCCCTGCGGGAGATAGTCCTATTTTAGGTTTAGAATGTGCCGGTGTTGTTAGCGATATTGGTGGTAAGGTTGATAGAGTTTGGCTTAATAAACGTGTTTTTGCTTTGTGTTCTGGTGGCGCTTACAGTGAATATGTAGCCGTTGATGCAAAGCAGCTTATGGAATTACCCGATGATGTAACAATGGCTGAAGGCGCAGCAATAAGCGAAGTGTACCTAACAGCATTTGGCGCGTTATTTGAGCTTGGTAAATTGCAAAAAGGGCAAACAGCGCTTATTCATGCAGGTGCTAGTGGTGTGGGCGGTGCAGCAATTCAAATGGCTAAAAGCGCAGGTGCTACCGTGGTTATTACCGCAGGTACGGATGACAAATGCCGACACGCAAAAGAACTCGGTGCCGATCATGCAATTAACTACAAAACCACCGACTTTGTAGAATATATGAAAGCAAATGAGTTAACAGCAAATGCAATTGTAGATCCTGTTTCGGGGAGTTACTTAAATAAAAATGCCGCTATTGCAGCGATGGATTGCCAAATTGTGATGCTTGCATTTTTAGATGGACGCTTTGCAGAAGTTGATTTTGCCGCGCTTTTACGCAAACGTATTTCGTTTCATGCCTCAACGCTTAGAAATCGTAGTATTGAGTTTAAACGCCAGGTGCGCGACGACTTTGTAGCGCGTTTTTACAATGATATTGCCACTAAAAAGTACGACTTTAACCTGTATAAAACATTGCCTTGGAGCGACGCAAACGAAGCTCATGCTATTTTAGAGCGTAATGAAAATGCTGGTAAAGTTGTTTTACTTGTAGAGTAA
- a CDS encoding segregation and condensation protein A, with product MSESTANTKNSEKPVQQKLPLAFLHGKAVVDKPEDLYIPPDALEIILETFEGPLDLLLYLIKKHKLDVLELSIFSITEQYVSYVEMMTEFQLELAGEYLVMAALLAQIKSRLLLPVHEELEEEEDPRAELIKRLQEYELFKQAAENLDDIPRVGRDIFIAHAAMPISEDTSQNLPDIELKDLMLALSDVMARAKTFEHHQITAEVLSTRERMSQILQQLSQANSAVVFNALFTPNEGRSGVVVSFIAMLELIKEGLVTCLQVSPESLIYVSLSEQSTL from the coding sequence GTGAGCGAAAGCACTGCGAATACAAAAAATAGTGAAAAGCCAGTGCAGCAAAAGCTGCCACTGGCTTTTTTGCATGGTAAAGCGGTTGTAGACAAACCAGAAGATTTATACATTCCACCTGACGCGCTCGAAATAATATTAGAAACCTTTGAAGGCCCGCTCGATTTACTGCTCTATTTAATTAAAAAGCATAAGCTTGATGTACTCGAACTTTCTATTTTTAGTATTACAGAGCAGTACGTAAGTTATGTAGAAATGATGACCGAGTTTCAACTCGAACTTGCTGGCGAATATTTAGTAATGGCTGCGTTACTTGCGCAAATTAAGTCTCGCTTATTATTACCTGTACATGAAGAGCTTGAAGAGGAAGAAGATCCTCGCGCAGAGCTTATTAAACGCCTGCAAGAGTATGAGCTGTTTAAACAAGCCGCCGAAAACCTCGACGATATACCTCGTGTTGGTCGTGATATTTTTATAGCGCATGCCGCTATGCCAATAAGTGAAGATACAAGTCAAAATCTCCCCGATATTGAACTTAAAGACTTAATGCTGGCGCTGAGTGATGTAATGGCGCGAGCAAAAACGTTTGAGCATCATCAAATTACTGCTGAAGTACTCTCAACCCGAGAGAGAATGAGCCAAATATTACAGCAACTATCGCAAGCAAACTCGGCAGTGGTATTTAATGCGCTTTTTACCCCAAATGAAGGGCGAAGTGGTGTAGTGGTTAGTTTTATAGCTATGCTTGAGCTTATTAAAGAAGGACTTGTTACCTGTTTGCAAGTGAGCCCTGAGAGCTTAATTTATGTCAGCTTAAGCGAACAATCCACCCTATAA
- a CDS encoding M61 family metallopeptidase: MKFFFVLLLLISSFNALAVEVVIHNLSSLSSNAQNTVSIWVNQSVEKTQNTLGPLKQTTLPIYLKPQYFAFEPVPWATVKRNNPDGLELHIDRYASLNAFTKDWTLYHELSHLYLPLLPYSGFWLSEGFASYMQNVIMRDSGIITQPQFVQRLNAGFDRARLQTKTKTQPLNKLSADMWKQRAQQRVYWTGAAFFAQADLKLQKQGLSVAGIIKQYQVCCRPARSSAKTFIKELDKLSGSSVFTTLYAKYNTRTDFPDISKEQLNTL; the protein is encoded by the coding sequence ATGAAATTCTTTTTTGTACTGCTACTATTAATCAGCTCTTTTAACGCATTAGCCGTTGAAGTAGTCATACATAACCTTAGCTCGCTCTCAAGTAATGCTCAAAATACGGTGTCTATATGGGTTAATCAAAGTGTTGAAAAAACACAAAATACACTGGGACCTTTAAAACAAACCACATTGCCTATTTATTTAAAACCGCAATACTTTGCTTTTGAGCCTGTACCTTGGGCTACAGTTAAGCGCAATAACCCCGATGGGCTTGAACTACATATAGATCGCTATGCCAGTTTAAATGCATTCACTAAAGATTGGACGCTATACCATGAACTTTCGCATTTATATTTGCCGCTACTTCCCTACTCAGGTTTTTGGCTTAGCGAGGGTTTTGCCAGTTATATGCAAAACGTAATAATGCGTGACAGCGGTATAATTACCCAGCCGCAATTTGTACAACGTTTAAATGCAGGATTTGATCGTGCCCGCCTGCAAACTAAAACTAAAACACAGCCACTTAATAAGCTCTCTGCCGATATGTGGAAACAACGAGCCCAGCAACGTGTTTATTGGACAGGTGCGGCTTTTTTTGCACAGGCCGATTTGAAGCTACAAAAACAAGGTTTATCTGTCGCGGGTATAATAAAACAGTATCAAGTATGCTGTAGACCCGCTCGTTCTAGTGCTAAAACCTTTATAAAAGAGTTAGATAAGCTATCCGGTAGTAGCGTTTTTACAACGCTGTATGCAAAATATAATACCCGCACCGATTTTCCTGATATTAGTAAAGAGCAGCTAAACACGCTTTAA
- a CDS encoding L-threonylcarbamoyladenylate synthase, with translation MSQLFHIHPDNPQPRLISQAVDIIKQGGVVVYPTDSGYAIGCNIGNKQAKERIERIRGIEKNDNFTLVCRDLSELSTYARVDNQLFRLIKNNTPGPYTFIFKGTKEVPKRLLNDKKKTIGMRVIEHPIACALLAELGEPLMSCSLILPGEQFTESDPDEILERLDKHVDLIIHGGHLAEQATTVIDLSEDEIKILRVGCGDTSPFE, from the coding sequence ATGAGTCAATTATTTCATATTCATCCTGATAACCCGCAACCGAGACTGATTAGTCAAGCCGTTGATATTATTAAACAAGGCGGCGTTGTTGTTTACCCAACAGATTCGGGTTACGCCATCGGTTGTAACATTGGTAATAAGCAAGCCAAAGAGCGCATAGAGCGTATTCGTGGTATTGAAAAAAACGATAATTTTACGCTAGTTTGTCGTGATTTATCGGAGTTATCTACTTATGCACGCGTAGATAACCAGCTATTTAGACTCATTAAAAATAATACGCCAGGGCCATATACCTTTATTTTTAAAGGCACAAAAGAAGTCCCTAAACGTTTATTAAACGACAAGAAAAAAACCATTGGCATGCGTGTAATTGAACACCCAATAGCCTGTGCGTTGCTTGCCGAACTTGGTGAGCCGTTAATGTCGTGTTCTTTAATTTTACCAGGTGAGCAGTTTACAGAATCAGATCCTGATGAAATATTAGAGCGATTAGATAAACACGTTGATTTAATTATTCACGGTGGCCACTTAGCCGAGCAAGCAACCACGGTAATCGATTTGTCGGAAGATGAAATTAAGATTTTGCGTGTTGGCTGTGGTGATACAAGCCCGTTTGAGTAA
- a CDS encoding YceI family protein produces the protein MKKLLVSTAVSAAMMLSATAANAADYVIDTKGGHASVNFKIKHLGYSWLYGRFNTFDGTFSYDAKNPDASKIMVNIDTTSLDSNHAERDKHLHGKDFLNVDKYPKATFKSTSIKFDEDGEEADVTGEFTLHGVTNTITFEIDKVGEGKDPWGGYRVGFEGETSLKLTDYGIDYNLGPASTHVDIILSIEGVRQ, from the coding sequence ATGAAAAAATTATTAGTAAGCACAGCCGTTTCGGCTGCAATGATGTTATCGGCAACAGCCGCCAATGCAGCTGATTATGTAATTGATACAAAAGGCGGGCATGCATCTGTTAACTTTAAAATTAAACACTTAGGTTACAGCTGGTTATATGGTCGTTTTAATACTTTTGACGGCACATTTAGTTACGATGCTAAAAACCCTGATGCGTCAAAAATTATGGTAAACATTGATACCACAAGCCTTGACTCTAACCATGCAGAGCGCGATAAGCATTTACATGGTAAAGATTTTTTAAATGTAGATAAATACCCAAAAGCGACATTTAAAAGCACGAGTATTAAATTTGATGAAGACGGCGAAGAGGCTGATGTAACCGGTGAGTTTACGCTGCACGGCGTAACAAACACTATTACCTTTGAAATAGATAAAGTGGGCGAAGGTAAAGATCCGTGGGGCGGCTACCGCGTAGGTTTTGAGGGCGAAACCAGCCTTAAACTTACCGATTACGGTATTGATTACAACTTAGGACCTGCATCTACTCATGTTGATATTATTTTATCAATAGAAGGCGTTCGTCAGTAA